The following coding sequences lie in one Musa acuminata AAA Group cultivar baxijiao chromosome BXJ1-8, Cavendish_Baxijiao_AAA, whole genome shotgun sequence genomic window:
- the LOC135588326 gene encoding cholesterol 22-hydroxylase CYP90B27-like has product MALELLLLISTAVIAVIIFFAFRSNGNGDGKAYTLPPGKMGLPLIGQTIAFMQPHSSASLGDFMDRSVAKYGKIFRMNLLGKPTIVSTDPDFNRLILQSEGRLFENSCPTSIAEIMGRWSMLALVGDIHRELRSIAVNFMSNVKLRTYFLGDIERQAVKILDSWTENATFSAQEAAKKFAFGLMVKHLMSMDESMPETEQLRREYHTFMKGMASIPLNLPGTAYRKALQSRAIILTIMGQKLDERITKIREKCEGLEEDDLLASVSTHPTLTREQILDLILSMLFAGHETSSGAISLAIYFLQACPKAVRQLREEHAEIARLKKERGETALTWDDYKKMEFTHAVINETLRLGNIVHFLHRKAIKDVQYKGYDIPCGWEVVPIISAAHLDPSIYDEPQCYNPWRWKAILATVTKNSNVMSFSGGPRLCPGAELAKLEMAVFLHHLVLKYDWELAERDFPVSFPFLGFPKGLPIKVRRFGGNQVA; this is encoded by the exons ATGGCACTCGAGCTCCTCCTCCTGATCTCCACGGCCGTAATAGCCGTCATAATCTTCTTCGCCTTTAGGAGCAACGGGAATGGAGACGGCAAGGCGTATACACTGCCACCGGGCAAGATGGGTCTGCCTCTCATCGGCCAGACCATTGCTTTCATGCAGCCTCATTCCTCCGCCTCCTTGGGAGACTTCATGGACCGAAGCGTGGCCAA GTACGGGAAGATCTTTAGGATGAACTTGCTGGGGAAGCCGACGATCGTGTCGACCGACCCGGACTTCAATCGGCTCATCCTGCAGAGCGAGGGACGGCTGTTCGAGAACAGCTGCCCCACCAGCATTGCCGAGATCATGGGAAGGTGGTCGATGCTGGCGCTGGTGGGGGACATCCACCGGGAGTTGAGATCCATCGCCGTCAACTTCATGAGCAACGTGAAGCTCCGGACATACTTCCTGGGAGACATCGAGCGTCAGGCCGTGAAGATTCTCGACTCGTGGACGGAGAACGCCACCTTCTCCGCCCAAGAGGCGGCGAAGAAG TTTGCCTTCGGCCTGATGGTGAAGCATCTGATGAGCATGGACGAGAGCATGCCGGAGACGGAGCAGCTGAGGAGAGAGTATCACACCTTCATGAAGGGAATGGCATCCATCCCTCTCAACTTACCGGGCACCGCCTACAGAAAAGCCTTGCAG TCAAGGGCCATTATCCTCACGATCATGGGGCAGAAGCTGGACGAAAGGATCACTAAGATCCGCGAGAAATGTGAGGGGCTTGAAGAGGATGACCTCCTGGCATCGGTGTCGACGCATCCAACTCTCACCAGAGAACAGATCCTTGACCTGATACTCAGCATGCTCTTCGCCGGCCACGAAACATCCTCCGGTGCCATCTCTCTTGCCATCTATTTCCTGCAGGCCTGTCCTAAAGCGGTTCGACAACTGCGG GAGGAGCACGCTGAGATCGCGAGGCTGAAGAAGGAACGAGGGGAGACCGCACTGACCTGGGATGACTACAAGAAGATGGAGTTCACGCATGCT GTCATCAATGAGACGCTAAGGCTAGGCAACATCGTCCACTTCCTGCACCGGAAAGCCATCAAAGATGTCCAGTACAAAG GTTACGATATTCCATGTGGGTGGGAAGTGGTTCCTATAATCTCAGCAGCACATCTGGATCCGTCGATCTACGATGAACCACAGTGTTACAACCCATGGAGATGGAAG GCTATCCTTGCGACCGTGACGAAGAACAGCAACGTGATGTCGTTCAGCGGCGGCCCGCGACTCTGCCCTGGAGCAGAGCTTGCAAAGCTAGAGATGGccgtcttcctccaccaccttgtCCTCAAGTACGACTGGGAGCTGGCCGAGCGTGACTTCCCCGTCTCCTTTCCTTTCCTCGGCTTCCCCAAGGGCTTGCCCATTAAGGTTAGGCGCTTCGGTGGTAACCAAGTGGCTTAA